The following proteins come from a genomic window of Terriglobia bacterium:
- a CDS encoding helix-turn-helix transcriptional regulator, with amino-acid sequence MPQPHPNAILAHNLRALRRARGWSQEVMAERCGLHRTYVGAIERGERNVTLETLNDLAIALRTSPAELISESRGHRGKSSIRVS; translated from the coding sequence ATGCCGCAACCGCATCCGAATGCCATCCTAGCTCATAATCTGCGTGCGCTGAGGCGTGCGCGGGGCTGGTCGCAGGAAGTCATGGCCGAGAGGTGCGGGTTGCACAGGACCTACGTCGGTGCGATTGAGCGGGGAGAGCGCAATGTGACGCTCGAAACCTTGAACGATCTCGCAATCGCTCTGCGCACGTCACCGGCAGAACTCATTTCCGAAAGCCGCGGCCACCGTGGGAAAAGTTCCATCAGAGTTTCTTAA
- a CDS encoding BON domain-containing protein produces the protein MRKVCLIFTFVFFAATLSAQTTALPQEREKLGGAEPTQRITREVLHELLMLPYYSVWDNLAFQVNGYTVKLSGQVTNPSTKSDAESAVKHIEGVDKVVNDIEVLPTSPADDRIRRAEYHAIYGFDGLSKYSWGAVPSIHIIVKNGHVTLVGVVNNPADKQMAEMQAKSVPGTFAVTNNLQVESRGKK, from the coding sequence ATGCGGAAAGTGTGCCTGATTTTCACTTTCGTTTTCTTTGCCGCCACCTTGTCTGCCCAAACCACCGCGCTGCCGCAGGAGCGCGAGAAGCTCGGCGGCGCCGAACCGACGCAGCGCATTACCCGCGAGGTCCTGCACGAGCTGCTGATGCTGCCTTACTACAGCGTCTGGGATAACCTCGCGTTTCAGGTGAACGGGTACACGGTCAAGCTCTCCGGCCAGGTAACGAATCCATCCACCAAGTCCGACGCGGAGTCCGCGGTGAAGCACATCGAGGGCGTGGACAAGGTGGTCAACGACATCGAGGTGCTGCCGACATCGCCGGCGGACGACCGCATCCGGCGCGCGGAGTACCACGCCATCTACGGCTTCGACGGGCTGAGCAAGTATTCCTGGGGCGCGGTGCCTTCCATCCACATCATCGTGAAGAACGGTCACGTGACGCTGGTCGGGGTGGTGAACAACCCGGCCGACAAGCAGATGGCGGAAATGCAGGCTAAGAGCGTGCCGGGCACGTTCGCGGTTACCAACAACCTGCAAGTGGAGAGCCGGGGCAAGAAGTAG
- a CDS encoding HNH endonuclease, whose protein sequence is MGKVPSEFLKRIKGVTNKRARLVLDRIAKNGSITTEELKDIGYDHPPRARMDALDLGFPIITKRVKSSSGKSIAAYSFDLKQSVCDSRAGRIALPKRNREEIIAVAGHKCQLCAAKHDLQVDHRVPFQVAGESLKDKPDSYMVLCGSCNRRKSWICEHCANFAQLKSIAKCQSCYWANPQMHTHVALEEIRRIDLVWEGDDAKAFDTIREKCKREGRDLPTAIKELVRSGK, encoded by the coding sequence GTGGGAAAAGTTCCATCAGAGTTTCTTAAGCGCATTAAAGGCGTGACGAACAAGCGAGCGCGGCTCGTGCTTGATCGCATCGCCAAGAACGGAAGCATCACGACGGAGGAACTCAAGGACATCGGGTACGACCACCCACCCCGCGCACGAATGGATGCGCTCGATCTCGGCTTTCCCATCATTACGAAGCGGGTGAAGAGTTCGTCTGGCAAGTCCATCGCCGCATATTCTTTCGACCTCAAGCAGAGCGTATGCGATTCCAGGGCCGGTCGCATCGCGCTGCCGAAGCGGAACCGGGAGGAAATCATCGCGGTTGCTGGTCACAAGTGCCAACTCTGCGCCGCCAAGCACGATCTCCAGGTAGACCATCGCGTTCCATTCCAAGTTGCTGGCGAGTCGCTGAAAGACAAGCCTGATTCCTACATGGTCCTTTGCGGCTCGTGCAATCGGCGAAAGTCATGGATTTGCGAGCACTGCGCCAACTTTGCGCAGCTCAAGAGTATTGCGAAATGCCAAAGCTGTTACTGGGCAAATCCGCAGATGCACACACACGTTGCGCTTGAGGAGATACGCAGAATCGACTTGGTCTGGGAAGGTGACGACGCGAAGGCTTTTGACACTATCCGCGAAAAGTGCAAGCGTGAGGGTAGAGACCTCCCAACCGCAATCAAGGAACTTGTCAGGTCAGGAAAATAA
- a CDS encoding DNA adenine methylase has product MRFETPHPIPYQGSKRLLAPAILSFVPPQRFRRLVEPFAGSAAITLAAAQKNLFREYVIADILKPLTDIWRAILNEPSRLSAAYRELWESQLRGDPIDRFNAIRNQFNCDHDPAKLLFLLARCVKNAVRFSTAGQFNQSADKRRRGTHPDTMGKEIEGAHRVLSGRCEVVCGDFRSVLSSATDTDLIYMDPPYQGTSEGRDRRYINGVARSSMVKQLEDLTARRIEYLLSYDGHCGGKTYGEALPAHLNAHRVLLEVGRSSQATLNGKEDVTVESVYLSPGLADQSHPTRPVPLKQFGAQAALFS; this is encoded by the coding sequence ATGCGTTTCGAGACTCCACATCCGATTCCGTATCAGGGCAGCAAGCGGCTGCTGGCGCCCGCAATTCTCTCGTTCGTTCCCCCACAGCGGTTCCGACGATTGGTGGAGCCGTTTGCAGGGTCAGCGGCAATCACACTCGCGGCAGCACAGAAGAATCTTTTCCGCGAATATGTGATCGCAGACATTCTCAAGCCGCTCACTGATATCTGGCGCGCAATCCTGAACGAACCATCAAGGTTGAGCGCAGCATACCGGGAACTGTGGGAATCGCAATTGCGCGGCGACCCGATAGACCGGTTCAATGCCATTCGCAACCAATTCAATTGCGACCACGACCCGGCAAAGTTGCTCTTCCTTCTGGCACGATGCGTCAAGAACGCCGTGCGGTTCAGCACCGCAGGCCAGTTCAATCAGTCAGCGGACAAGCGTCGGCGCGGAACCCACCCGGACACGATGGGCAAAGAGATTGAGGGTGCTCACAGGGTCCTTAGTGGCCGCTGCGAAGTTGTGTGTGGAGACTTCCGCTCTGTTTTGAGCAGCGCAACTGACACCGACCTGATCTACATGGACCCACCGTACCAAGGTACGAGTGAAGGCAGGGACAGGCGCTACATAAACGGCGTGGCGCGGAGTTCAATGGTCAAGCAGCTCGAAGACCTGACCGCACGTCGAATTGAATATCTGCTGAGCTACGACGGCCACTGTGGTGGCAAGACCTACGGCGAAGCGCTTCCAGCACACCTGAATGCGCATCGTGTCCTGTTGGAGGTCGGTCGTTCGAGTCAGGCAACGTTGAATGGGAAGGAGGATGTGACCGTCGAGTCGGTCTACTTGTCGCCGGGACTCGCAGACCAGTCGCACCCGACTCGTCCAGTGCCGCTGAAGCAGTTCGGTGCGCAAGCGGCTTTATTTTCCTGA
- a CDS encoding 3,4-dehydroadipyl-CoA semialdehyde dehydrogenase yields the protein MKLANYVCGQWQQGAGSGEALLDPVTGEELARVSSENIDAGAVLEFARQHGGPALRALSYAQRADLLAKVAEVLAANRAEYFRISVQNSGATEADASFDVDGAIYTMKHYAKAGRALGDGTMLKEGAVVALSKTGAFVGQHFLMPRKGAAVFINAFNFPAWGFCEKAAPAWLSGVPVVVKPASATAWLTQRMVEDIVKANVLPEGALSILCGAAHDLPEHVREEDVICFTGSAQTGMKIRSHPNVLARSVRVNLEADSINSTILGPDGAPGSDVFDLLVKEVVREMTLKTGQKCTAIRRILVPRAQLKVVGDAIAAKLAAVKVGNPRNPEVKMGPVVSKSQQAACLKGIAQLKNECTVVFGGDDNFQPIDADAQRAAFVQPTLLACTDGLSAGAVHDVEVFGPAATLVAYDSTGDLIAIARRGLGSLVGSIFSNDPQFVEQTVLGIGDLHGRIMVVDGSVGAQHTGHGNVVPSCLHGGPGRAGGGEEAAGLRALLLYHQRMVVQGPSALVASLAARCTDAALLYT from the coding sequence ATGAAGCTGGCGAACTATGTCTGCGGGCAGTGGCAGCAAGGCGCGGGCAGCGGCGAGGCGCTGCTGGACCCGGTCACCGGCGAAGAACTGGCGCGGGTTTCGTCCGAAAACATCGATGCCGGCGCGGTGCTCGAATTCGCGCGCCAGCACGGCGGCCCGGCGCTGCGGGCGCTCTCCTACGCGCAACGCGCCGACCTGCTGGCCAAGGTTGCCGAGGTGCTGGCGGCCAATCGCGCGGAATACTTCCGCATCTCTGTGCAGAACTCCGGCGCCACCGAGGCGGACGCCTCCTTCGACGTGGACGGCGCAATCTACACCATGAAGCACTACGCCAAGGCCGGACGCGCGCTGGGGGACGGCACCATGCTCAAAGAAGGCGCCGTGGTCGCGCTCTCGAAAACGGGTGCCTTCGTCGGGCAGCACTTCCTCATGCCGCGCAAAGGCGCCGCCGTTTTCATCAACGCCTTCAACTTTCCCGCCTGGGGGTTCTGCGAGAAGGCCGCGCCGGCGTGGCTTTCCGGCGTGCCCGTCGTGGTGAAGCCGGCCTCGGCCACGGCGTGGCTCACGCAACGCATGGTGGAAGATATCGTCAAGGCCAATGTTCTGCCCGAAGGCGCGCTCTCCATCCTATGCGGAGCGGCGCACGACCTCCCCGAGCACGTGCGCGAGGAAGATGTCATCTGCTTCACCGGCTCGGCGCAGACCGGCATGAAAATCCGCTCGCATCCTAACGTGCTCGCCCGCTCGGTGCGCGTCAACCTCGAGGCTGACAGCATCAACTCCACGATTCTCGGCCCCGACGGTGCGCCCGGTAGCGACGTGTTCGACTTGCTGGTGAAGGAGGTGGTGCGTGAGATGACCCTCAAAACCGGCCAGAAATGCACCGCGATCCGCCGCATACTGGTTCCGCGCGCGCAGTTGAAAGTCGTGGGCGATGCCATCGCCGCCAAGCTCGCCGCGGTGAAGGTCGGCAATCCGCGCAATCCGGAAGTGAAAATGGGTCCGGTGGTCAGCAAGTCGCAGCAGGCCGCGTGCCTGAAGGGAATCGCGCAATTGAAGAACGAATGCACGGTGGTATTTGGCGGCGATGACAATTTCCAACCGATCGACGCCGATGCGCAGCGCGCCGCCTTCGTCCAACCCACGCTGCTCGCCTGCACCGACGGGCTCAGTGCCGGCGCCGTGCACGATGTCGAGGTCTTTGGTCCGGCGGCTACGCTGGTGGCCTACGACTCTACCGGCGACTTGATTGCGATCGCCCGCCGCGGCCTCGGTTCCCTGGTCGGCTCCATCTTTTCTAATGATCCGCAATTCGTCGAGCAAACGGTACTCGGTATCGGCGATCTGCACGGGCGCATTATGGTGGTAGACGGTTCCGTCGGCGCCCAGCACACCGGGCATGGCAACGTCGTGCCCAGTTGTCTGCACGGCGGCCCCGGGCGTGCCGGCGGCGGTGAAGAGGCTGCCGGGTTGCGCGCCCTGCTGCTCTATCACCAGCGCATGGTGGTGCAGGGGCCGTCCGCCCTCGTCGCCAGCCTCGCGGCGCGCTGCACCGATGCCGCGTTGCTCTACACGTAA
- a CDS encoding ArsA family ATPase, whose amino-acid sequence MPGINHSLTDYMTDHPQLKFSFFGGKGGVGKTVMAGVTALHLASQGKRVMLASTNPVHSLSGLLDQDVYGKATPVNNVPNLWAYEIDTKETIERSKQDIKTKIRWFLKFAEISTQADMFVESATMNPAFEESAMFENMVDLMFKNEYDAYVFDTAPTANARRLLGMSKVYSLWVNKMVKSREEAQSLRDLFSFTKKKEADPLMDYLLSFRERIAHARDLLTDPALTAFFFVTLPEALPIAVIKRFINWFHDFGIPVGGVIVNMLIDKAQVRSDSPEFVRNRVAMQDNYMAEIWRDFDNVRAVLPLFDNEVRGTAALRMVADFAFPQPVAAGMSK is encoded by the coding sequence ATGCCGGGGATTAATCACTCACTCACCGATTACATGACCGACCACCCGCAGTTGAAGTTCTCCTTCTTCGGCGGCAAGGGCGGCGTGGGCAAGACCGTCATGGCCGGCGTGACGGCGCTTCATCTGGCGTCGCAGGGCAAGCGCGTCATGCTCGCCTCCACCAACCCGGTGCACTCGCTCAGCGGCCTGCTCGACCAGGACGTCTACGGCAAGGCCACTCCGGTGAACAACGTTCCCAACCTCTGGGCCTACGAGATTGACACCAAGGAAACCATCGAGCGCTCCAAGCAGGACATCAAGACCAAGATCCGCTGGTTCCTGAAGTTCGCCGAGATTTCCACCCAGGCCGACATGTTCGTGGAGAGCGCCACCATGAATCCGGCCTTCGAGGAGTCGGCGATGTTCGAGAACATGGTGGACCTGATGTTCAAGAACGAGTACGACGCCTACGTCTTCGATACCGCGCCCACCGCTAACGCCCGCCGCCTGCTCGGCATGAGCAAGGTGTATTCGCTGTGGGTGAACAAGATGGTGAAGTCGCGCGAGGAAGCGCAGTCGCTGCGCGACCTGTTCTCTTTCACCAAAAAGAAGGAAGCCGACCCGCTGATGGATTACCTGCTCAGCTTCCGCGAGCGCATCGCGCACGCCCGCGACCTGCTTACCGACCCAGCGCTCACCGCGTTCTTCTTCGTGACCTTGCCGGAGGCGCTGCCCATCGCGGTGATCAAGCGCTTCATCAACTGGTTCCACGATTTCGGCATTCCCGTCGGCGGCGTCATCGTCAACATGCTGATCGACAAGGCCCAGGTGCGCTCCGACTCGCCCGAGTTCGTGCGCAACCGCGTGGCCATGCAGGACAACTACATGGCGGAAATCTGGCGCGACTTCGACAACGTGCGCGCCGTCCTGCCGCTGTTCGATAACGAAGTCCGCGGCACCGCGGCGTTGAGGATGGTGGCAGACTTCGCCTTCCCGCAACCGGTCGCGGCCGGAATGAGCAAGTAA
- a CDS encoding arsenical pump-driving ATPase GET3, with amino-acid sequence MSFRETFEANKERRYIMFGGKGGLGKTTFSAATAFWLAQQGHKVLVFSVDPQASLSDIFQKDIFGKGAVKIMDNLYAQEIDADSHIKNYQNEIRKKILDMYGLAEVPEEIEHYIQAASAEPAMEESAIFDAVVDIVVGGDYDYYIYDLVPLGHALYYLSMAKVYDEWINRITKLREEMRQHEVMVARIKRQKTTEEDLVLNELLYIKNRINQSSGILTDRDKTAFFFVVVPEEMIILDTQKAAQLFAKFDVPIAGYVVNRVLPAELAGKDIPPYLQNRLKMQGHYLEEIDLTFGKQVVSRVPELERDVTGLKMIEKLADIMYGNGNGRH; translated from the coding sequence ATGTCATTCCGCGAAACTTTCGAAGCTAACAAAGAACGGCGTTACATCATGTTCGGCGGCAAGGGAGGCTTGGGTAAAACCACCTTCTCCGCCGCCACCGCCTTCTGGCTGGCGCAGCAGGGACACAAGGTCCTGGTCTTCTCCGTGGACCCGCAAGCCTCGCTCAGCGACATTTTCCAGAAGGACATCTTTGGCAAGGGCGCGGTCAAGATCATGGACAACCTCTACGCCCAGGAGATTGACGCCGACAGCCACATCAAGAATTACCAGAACGAAATCCGCAAGAAGATCCTCGACATGTACGGCCTGGCGGAGGTGCCGGAGGAGATTGAGCACTACATCCAGGCGGCCTCGGCCGAGCCCGCGATGGAGGAGTCGGCCATCTTCGATGCCGTGGTCGACATCGTCGTCGGCGGCGACTACGACTACTACATCTACGACTTGGTTCCGCTCGGCCACGCCCTCTACTACCTCTCCATGGCCAAGGTCTACGACGAGTGGATCAACCGCATCACCAAGCTGCGCGAGGAAATGCGTCAGCACGAAGTGATGGTGGCGCGCATCAAGCGGCAGAAGACGACCGAAGAAGACCTGGTTCTGAACGAGTTGCTGTACATCAAGAACCGCATCAACCAGTCGTCGGGAATTTTGACCGACCGGGACAAGACCGCGTTCTTCTTCGTCGTGGTGCCGGAGGAGATGATCATTCTCGACACCCAAAAGGCGGCGCAGTTGTTCGCCAAGTTCGACGTGCCTATTGCCGGCTACGTCGTCAATCGCGTGCTGCCGGCCGAGTTGGCGGGCAAGGACATACCGCCCTACCTCCAGAACCGCCTCAAGATGCAGGGACACTACCTGGAAGAAATTGATCTGACCTTCGGCAAGCAGGTGGTCAGCCGCGTTCCCGAGCTGGAGCGCGACGTCACCGGCCTGAAGATGATCGAGAAGCTTGCCGATATCATGTACGGCAACGGAAACGGGAGGCACTGA
- a CDS encoding DUF2461 domain-containing protein, protein MPAYFTAELFDFLKRLKRNNNRDWFLRHKQEYERCVRQPALNFIADFAGPLFEISPYLVSDPRSSRGSLFRIYRDTRFSHDKRPYKTHLAMRFSHAGRDVHSPGFYLHLEPGGCFAAAGLWHPEPPVLLQVRTAITARAEEWRRVRGLLNWDDANKLSRPPRGFAPDHAFVEDLKLKDLGTSVDFSDQQVCSPRFMPVLAGACRTMAPLARFLSSALGLKF, encoded by the coding sequence ATGCCCGCCTATTTCACTGCAGAACTATTCGACTTCCTGAAGCGGCTCAAGCGCAACAACAACCGTGACTGGTTTCTGCGTCACAAGCAGGAATATGAACGCTGCGTTCGCCAGCCGGCGCTGAACTTCATCGCCGATTTTGCCGGACCGCTATTCGAGATCTCGCCCTACCTGGTCTCCGATCCGCGCTCCAGCCGGGGATCGCTGTTCCGCATCTATCGTGACACGCGGTTCTCCCACGACAAGCGCCCTTACAAAACTCATCTGGCAATGCGCTTTTCCCATGCCGGGCGCGACGTCCATTCACCCGGCTTCTACCTGCACTTGGAGCCGGGCGGGTGCTTTGCCGCCGCCGGACTATGGCATCCGGAGCCGCCGGTCCTGTTGCAGGTGCGTACCGCGATCACGGCACGCGCCGAGGAATGGAGAAGAGTTCGCGGCCTGTTGAACTGGGACGACGCGAACAAGCTGAGCCGCCCGCCGCGGGGATTTGCGCCCGACCACGCGTTCGTCGAAGACCTCAAGCTGAAGGACCTGGGGACCTCCGTCGACTTCAGCGACCAGCAAGTGTGTAGCCCCAGGTTCATGCCGGTGTTGGCTGGCGCGTGCCGCACCATGGCGCCGCTGGCGCGGTTCTTGAGCAGCGCTCTGGGACTAAAATTCTGA
- the dsrA gene encoding dissimilatory-type sulfite reductase subunit alpha, with translation MADATNGKPKTELLDQLEQGPWPSFVKEIKSASQSSEKATDLLRQLERSYEEKKGHWKHGGMVGVLGYGGGVIGRYSDLPEEFPQVAHFHTMRVNHPAGWFYTSDALRTICDIWERHGSGLTNMHGSTGDIILLGTTTDQLEPAFQELAQNGFDLGGSGSAVRTPNCCVGMARCEWACFDTMKLCYDVTQAYQDELHRPAFAYKFKFKFAGCPNDCVASIARADLSVIGTWKDDIQVDDAEVANYAAAGVDIQKEVCDLCPTKTMGWDGKKLSIDNRECVHCMHCINVLPKALRPGKERGAVILIGAKAPIMQGALLSSVLIPFVPAAELLDTLKELVKRIWDFWDEYGTNRERVGELIQRVGMPAFLDGIGLEPVAEMVSAPRDNPYIFFETKNGGAQ, from the coding sequence ATGGCCGATGCCACCAACGGAAAACCGAAAACCGAGCTGCTGGACCAGTTGGAACAAGGCCCATGGCCCAGCTTCGTCAAGGAAATCAAATCAGCCTCGCAAAGCAGCGAAAAAGCAACCGACCTGCTCCGCCAGTTGGAACGTTCCTACGAGGAGAAGAAGGGGCACTGGAAGCACGGCGGCATGGTCGGCGTGCTCGGCTATGGCGGCGGCGTAATCGGCCGCTACAGCGACCTCCCGGAAGAATTTCCCCAGGTCGCGCATTTTCACACCATGCGCGTGAACCATCCCGCGGGATGGTTTTACACCAGCGATGCGCTGCGGACGATCTGCGATATCTGGGAGCGGCACGGATCGGGCCTGACCAACATGCACGGTTCCACCGGCGACATCATCCTGCTGGGAACGACTACCGACCAACTTGAGCCTGCGTTCCAGGAATTGGCGCAAAACGGCTTCGACCTGGGCGGGTCCGGTTCGGCGGTGCGCACTCCCAACTGCTGCGTGGGCATGGCGCGCTGCGAGTGGGCCTGCTTCGACACCATGAAGCTGTGCTACGACGTCACCCAGGCTTACCAGGACGAACTGCATCGTCCGGCGTTCGCCTACAAGTTCAAGTTCAAGTTTGCGGGCTGCCCGAACGATTGCGTCGCCTCCATCGCGCGCGCCGATCTTTCCGTCATCGGGACGTGGAAGGACGACATCCAGGTTGACGATGCGGAGGTCGCCAACTACGCCGCCGCTGGCGTCGATATCCAGAAAGAGGTCTGCGATCTCTGCCCCACCAAAACCATGGGCTGGGACGGCAAGAAGCTCTCGATCGACAACCGCGAATGCGTGCACTGCATGCACTGCATCAACGTGCTGCCCAAGGCGCTGCGCCCCGGCAAGGAACGCGGCGCGGTCATCCTGATCGGGGCCAAGGCGCCGATCATGCAGGGGGCGCTGCTCTCCTCGGTCCTGATCCCGTTTGTTCCCGCGGCCGAACTGCTGGACACGTTGAAGGAACTGGTCAAACGGATCTGGGACTTCTGGGATGAGTACGGCACCAACCGCGAGCGGGTGGGCGAGTTGATTCAGCGCGTGGGCATGCCGGCGTTCCTGGACGGAATCGGTCTGGAACCGGTGGCGGAGATGGTGTCGGCGCCGCGTGACAACCCATACATATTCTTCGAAACCAAGAACGGAGGCGCGCAATGA
- a CDS encoding 2-dehydropantoate 2-reductase, which produces MSELKVAVYGVGGVGGYFGAVLARAGNPVSLIARGAHLQAIREKGLRIQTPKEEFTITPAAASDNPADIGPVDIVLVGVKAWQVPAAAKAMRPLVKPNTRVVPLQNGVEAVDDLVQVLGREHVLGGLCRIIASIAAPGVIKIGGMEPIVVLGELDGSELAGNARALLEAFRAAGVNVKAVPDIQSALWEKLLFITAVSGVGAVSRANVGEVRQSPPTRALLQQVMEEVAAVARRRGVRLADDIVTRTMAFIDTMPKEGTASMQRDVADGRPSELEAIIGSVVRFGMAGGVPSPATQFIYASLLPQEARARSGH; this is translated from the coding sequence ATGAGCGAATTGAAAGTCGCTGTCTATGGTGTCGGCGGAGTCGGAGGATACTTCGGCGCCGTGCTCGCGCGCGCAGGCAATCCCGTATCGCTGATTGCGCGTGGCGCACATCTGCAGGCCATTCGCGAAAAGGGCCTGCGCATACAAACGCCGAAGGAAGAGTTCACCATCACTCCTGCCGCGGCCAGCGACAATCCCGCCGACATTGGACCGGTGGACATCGTCCTCGTCGGCGTCAAAGCCTGGCAGGTGCCCGCTGCGGCCAAAGCGATGCGCCCGCTGGTGAAACCGAACACGCGTGTCGTGCCCCTGCAGAATGGCGTGGAAGCCGTCGACGACCTGGTGCAGGTGCTCGGTCGCGAGCACGTGTTGGGCGGATTGTGCCGCATCATCGCCTCCATCGCCGCCCCGGGGGTGATCAAGATCGGCGGCATGGAGCCGATCGTCGTGCTCGGGGAACTCGACGGTTCGGAACTGGCAGGCAACGCCCGCGCGCTGCTGGAAGCGTTTCGCGCCGCCGGTGTCAACGTGAAGGCGGTGCCGGACATCCAGTCGGCATTGTGGGAAAAACTGCTGTTCATCACCGCGGTAAGCGGGGTCGGCGCTGTGTCACGCGCTAACGTAGGCGAAGTGCGTCAGTCGCCGCCTACGCGCGCGCTACTGCAGCAAGTAATGGAGGAAGTGGCGGCGGTCGCGCGCCGGCGTGGCGTGCGCCTCGCCGACGACATCGTCACGCGCACCATGGCGTTTATCGACACCATGCCCAAGGAAGGTACCGCCTCCATGCAGCGCGACGTCGCGGACGGGCGTCCGTCCGAATTGGAGGCCATCATCGGCAGCGTAGTCCGCTTCGGCATGGCTGGCGGCGTGCCCAGCCCTGCCACCCAGTTCATCTACGCCAGCCTGTTGCCGCAAGAGGCACGGGCCCGCTCCGGCCATTGA
- a CDS encoding bifunctional precorrin-2 dehydrogenase/sirohydrochlorin ferrochelatase, translating to MDLFPILVRLRARRCVVVGAGEVAASKAEALLAAGAPVIVVAPRAGEWVQEQARAARLTWHQREFVPHDLDGTFLVIAATDSPSVNEAVFRASAERGMLCNVVDDPEHCDFFYPAVVRRGALQIAVSTSGQSPALAHRLRVELEQQFGPEYEHWVEHVGRQRREILARNMTEEDRRRLLDEIASRAAYEEFVRARPTVTEPAQKE from the coding sequence ATGGACCTGTTTCCCATTTTGGTCCGATTGCGGGCCCGCCGATGCGTCGTGGTAGGCGCGGGTGAGGTTGCGGCCTCCAAAGCGGAGGCTCTGCTGGCTGCCGGCGCGCCGGTGATCGTGGTTGCGCCGCGCGCCGGTGAATGGGTCCAGGAGCAGGCGCGGGCAGCCCGCCTCACCTGGCATCAGCGTGAGTTCGTGCCTCACGACCTTGACGGCACGTTTCTGGTGATCGCCGCTACCGATTCCCCTAGTGTGAACGAAGCAGTTTTTCGCGCCAGCGCCGAGCGGGGGATGCTGTGCAATGTCGTAGACGATCCGGAGCACTGTGATTTCTTTTATCCCGCGGTCGTGCGCCGTGGAGCATTGCAGATTGCCGTCTCCACCAGCGGGCAGAGTCCTGCCCTGGCGCACCGCCTGCGTGTGGAGTTGGAGCAGCAGTTCGGGCCGGAATACGAGCACTGGGTAGAGCACGTCGGCCGGCAGCGCCGCGAAATTCTTGCCCGCAACATGACAGAGGAAGACCGGCGCCGGTTGCTGGACGAGATTGCCAGCCGCGCCGCGTACGAGGAATTTGTCCGCGCGCGCCCCACGGTCACCGAACCCGCGCAAAAGGAATGA